From a region of the Mycobacterium sp. SMC-8 genome:
- a CDS encoding ABC transporter permease, with product MTTDVDADQQPPGPSKAPTVASPVTGEPVKLFSRQWFSGVALRYSMVIVVLLVIAYFSYRSARFATPENLVTILVAAAPFALIALGQTLVILTGGIDLSVGSVIAVSAMAGAATAKANPGQVWMTVTVAMAVGLAFGCINGVLVSRINVPPFIATLGTLTAGSGVAYVIGGGAPINGLPAEFGSIANTKILGLQIPVLLMIIGIVSLAIIMKRTSYGMRVYAVGGNRNAAELAGINAKNVLFSVYAFSGLLAGLSGVMLASRVISGPPNLGHGYELDAIAAVVIGGASLMGGRGSIWGTTLGLFMIMTLNNGLDILVVPAYWQDVIKGVLIVAAVAVDVWSSRRRT from the coding sequence ATGACGACCGACGTCGACGCAGACCAGCAGCCCCCCGGGCCGTCCAAGGCCCCGACGGTGGCGTCGCCGGTCACCGGCGAGCCGGTGAAACTCTTCTCGCGGCAATGGTTCTCGGGCGTTGCATTGCGCTACTCGATGGTGATCGTGGTGCTGCTGGTGATCGCTTACTTCAGCTACCGCAGCGCGCGTTTCGCGACACCCGAGAATCTCGTGACCATCCTGGTCGCGGCCGCTCCCTTCGCGTTGATCGCACTGGGCCAGACGCTGGTGATCCTCACCGGCGGCATCGACCTGTCGGTGGGCAGCGTGATCGCGGTGTCGGCGATGGCTGGTGCGGCGACGGCCAAGGCGAACCCCGGGCAGGTCTGGATGACGGTCACGGTGGCGATGGCCGTCGGTCTGGCATTTGGCTGCATCAACGGAGTTCTGGTGTCGCGCATCAACGTGCCACCGTTCATCGCGACGCTGGGCACCTTGACGGCCGGCTCCGGCGTGGCCTACGTCATCGGCGGCGGCGCACCGATCAACGGCCTGCCAGCCGAATTCGGCTCGATCGCGAACACCAAGATCCTGGGCCTGCAGATCCCGGTGCTGCTGATGATCATCGGCATCGTCTCGCTCGCCATCATCATGAAACGCACGTCCTACGGCATGCGGGTGTACGCCGTCGGCGGCAACCGCAACGCCGCCGAACTCGCCGGCATCAACGCCAAGAACGTGCTGTTCAGCGTGTATGCGTTCTCGGGTCTGCTGGCCGGGCTCTCCGGCGTGATGCTGGCTTCGCGCGTCATCTCGGGACCGCCCAACCTCGGACACGGTTACGAACTCGACGCCATCGCCGCCGTGGTGATCGGTGGTGCCAGCCTGATGGGTGGTCGCGGCAGTATCTGGGGCACGACGCTCGGGCTGTTCATGATCATGACGCTGAACAACGGTCTCGACATCCTCGTGGTCCCCGCCTACTGGCAGGACGTCATCAAAGGCGTGTTGATCGTCGCCGCGGTCGCGGTCGACGTGTGGTCATCCAGGAGGCGAACCTGA
- a CDS encoding substrate-binding domain-containing protein translates to MRLTTRIAAIASVGALGLGLTACGAGDTTANNDTTRIGVSVYDMSSFITAGKEGMEAYAKDNNIELIWNSANLDVSTQANQVDSMINQGVDAIIVVPVQADSLGPQVATAKEKGIPLVPVNAALNSPDVAGNVQPDDVAAGEQEMQMMADALGGRGNIVILQGPVGQSGEIDRTKGINNVLANYPDIKVLAMDTANWKRDEAVNKMKNWISGFGNQIDGVVAENDDMGLGALQALKESGRTGAPIVGIDGIEDGLNAVKSGEFIGTSLQNGTVELAAGLAVANALAKGEEVNTEPVYIMPAITKDNVDVAIQHVVTERQQFLDGLSELIKKNLETGDIAYEGIPGQTQP, encoded by the coding sequence ATGAGACTGACCACCAGAATCGCGGCGATCGCCTCGGTGGGCGCCCTCGGCCTCGGCCTGACCGCCTGCGGCGCGGGTGACACGACGGCCAACAATGACACCACCCGCATCGGTGTCTCGGTGTACGACATGAGTTCGTTCATCACCGCGGGCAAGGAAGGCATGGAGGCCTACGCCAAGGACAACAACATCGAACTGATCTGGAACTCGGCCAATCTGGACGTCTCCACCCAGGCCAACCAGGTCGACTCGATGATCAACCAGGGTGTCGACGCGATCATCGTCGTTCCGGTGCAGGCGGATTCGTTGGGCCCGCAGGTGGCCACCGCCAAGGAGAAGGGCATTCCGTTGGTGCCGGTGAACGCGGCGCTGAACAGCCCGGACGTCGCCGGTAACGTGCAGCCCGACGATGTGGCCGCCGGTGAGCAGGAAATGCAGATGATGGCCGATGCGCTCGGTGGTCGCGGCAACATCGTGATCCTGCAGGGACCGGTGGGACAGTCCGGTGAGATCGATCGCACCAAGGGCATCAACAACGTGCTGGCCAACTACCCGGATATCAAGGTGCTGGCCATGGACACCGCGAACTGGAAGCGCGATGAGGCCGTCAACAAGATGAAGAACTGGATCTCCGGCTTCGGCAACCAGATCGACGGTGTGGTCGCCGAGAACGACGACATGGGTCTGGGAGCGCTGCAGGCGCTCAAGGAGTCCGGCCGCACCGGCGCGCCGATCGTGGGTATCGACGGCATCGAGGACGGCCTCAACGCCGTCAAGAGCGGTGAGTTCATCGGGACGTCGCTGCAGAACGGCACCGTCGAACTGGCGGCCGGCCTTGCCGTGGCCAACGCGCTGGCGAAGGGCGAGGAAGTCAACACCGAGCCGGTGTACATCATGCCCGCCATCACCAAGGACAACGTCGACGTCGCGATCCAGCACGTGGTGACCGAGCGGCAGCAGTTCCTCGACGGGTTGTCCGAGCTGATCAAGAAGAACCTGGAGACCGGCGATATCGCCTACGAGGGGATTCCGGGGCAGACGCAGCCCTGA
- a CDS encoding aspartate aminotransferase family protein, with protein MTITEQPTDLTSLPTGEDIDAAIARGQRAYELDRKHVFHSWSAQAQINPMTVLAAQGSYVWDGDGNKLLDFSSQLVNTNIGHQHPKVVAAIAEQAAKLCTIAPQHVNDARSEAARLVAERTPGDLNRIFFTNGGADAVEHAVRMARLHTGRYKVLSRYRSYHGGTETAINLTGDPRRWPNDHGNAGIVHFNGPFLYRSTFHAETEEQESQRALEYLDRLIQMEGPSTIAAIILESVPGTAGIMVPPPGYMAGVRDICDRYGIVFIADEVMAGFGRTGTWFAIENFDVVPDLITFAKGVTSGYIPLGGVAINDAIYSTFADRAYPGGLTYSGHPLATACAVATINAMEDEGMVANAARIGEQVLGPGLRDLAARHRSVGEVRGLGVFWAIELVADQATREPLAPYGGSSPAMAAVLAACKSGGMLPFANFNRIHAVPPCNVTDDEVAEGLRILDAALTVADEYAV; from the coding sequence GTGACCATCACTGAACAGCCCACCGACCTCACCTCGCTGCCCACCGGCGAGGACATCGATGCGGCCATCGCCCGCGGGCAGCGCGCCTACGAACTGGACCGCAAGCACGTGTTCCATTCGTGGTCGGCGCAGGCGCAGATCAACCCGATGACGGTGCTGGCCGCGCAGGGTTCCTACGTCTGGGACGGCGACGGCAACAAGCTGCTGGACTTCTCGTCGCAGCTGGTGAACACCAACATCGGCCATCAGCACCCGAAAGTCGTTGCCGCCATTGCCGAGCAGGCCGCGAAGCTGTGCACGATCGCCCCTCAGCACGTCAACGACGCGCGATCGGAAGCGGCCCGACTGGTCGCCGAGCGCACCCCGGGTGACCTGAACCGGATCTTCTTCACCAACGGCGGCGCGGACGCCGTCGAGCACGCGGTGCGGATGGCCCGGCTGCACACCGGCCGCTACAAGGTGCTCTCGCGCTACCGCTCCTATCACGGTGGCACCGAGACCGCGATCAACCTCACCGGTGACCCCCGCCGCTGGCCCAACGACCACGGCAACGCCGGGATCGTGCACTTCAACGGCCCGTTCCTGTACCGGTCGACGTTCCACGCCGAGACCGAGGAGCAGGAAAGCCAGCGCGCGCTGGAGTATCTCGACCGGTTGATCCAGATGGAAGGACCGTCGACGATCGCGGCGATCATCCTGGAGTCGGTTCCGGGCACCGCGGGCATCATGGTGCCCCCGCCCGGCTACATGGCCGGGGTCCGCGACATCTGTGACCGCTACGGCATCGTGTTCATCGCCGACGAGGTGATGGCCGGCTTCGGCCGTACCGGAACGTGGTTCGCCATCGAGAACTTCGACGTCGTGCCCGATCTGATCACCTTCGCCAAGGGCGTCACCTCCGGTTACATCCCGCTCGGCGGCGTCGCGATCAACGATGCGATCTACTCGACCTTCGCCGACCGGGCTTATCCGGGTGGCCTGACCTACTCCGGCCATCCGCTGGCGACCGCCTGCGCGGTCGCGACGATCAACGCGATGGAAGACGAAGGCATGGTGGCCAACGCTGCCCGCATCGGCGAGCAGGTGCTCGGACCGGGTCTGCGCGATCTCGCCGCCCGGCACCGCTCGGTCGGCGAAGTCCGCGGCCTCGGGGTCTTCTGGGCGATCGAGCTGGTCGCCGACCAGGCGACCCGCGAGCCGCTCGCTCCCTACGGCGGGTCCAGCCCGGCGATGGCGGCGGTGCTGGCGGCGTGCAAGTCGGGCGGCATGCTGCCGTTCGCGAACTTCAACCGCATCCATGCCGTGCCGCCGTGCAATGTCACCGACGACGAAGTGGCCGAAGGACTTCGGATCCTGGACGCCGCGCTGACCGTCGCCGACGAGTATGCCGTCTGA
- a CDS encoding CoA-acylating methylmalonate-semialdehyde dehydrogenase: protein MTTTIGHWVDNKMFAGESSATAPVTNPATGVVTGQVALASVADAQQVIDAAAAAFPAWRDTSLAKRTQVLFAFRELLNERKGELAEIITSEHGKVVSDALGEVSRGQEVVEFACGIPHLLKGGYTENASTNVDVHSIRQPLGPVAIISPFNFPAMVPMWFFPIAIAAGNTVVLKPSEKDPSAALWLAELWKQAGLPAGVFNVLQGDKTAVDELLTNPKIKSVSFVGSTPIAQYVYATGTAAGKRVQALGGAKNHAVILPDADLDLAADAMVNAGFGSAGERCMAISACVAVGPIADDLVAKITERTTGLKIGDGTRNTDMGPLVTKAHRDKVASYIDAGEAAGAKVVVDGRTVQADGDQDGFWLGPTLLDNVTPDMSVYTDEIFGPVLSVVRVDTYDQALDLINTNPYGNGTAIFTNDGGAARRFQNEVEVGMVGINVPIPVPMAYYSFGGWKASLFGDSHAHGTDGIQFFTRQKAITTRWLDPSSRSGGSIDLGFPENS from the coding sequence ATGACGACGACCATTGGGCATTGGGTTGATAACAAGATGTTTGCCGGCGAGTCCTCCGCGACGGCGCCGGTGACCAATCCGGCCACCGGTGTGGTGACCGGTCAGGTCGCGCTGGCCAGCGTCGCCGACGCCCAGCAGGTGATCGATGCGGCCGCCGCCGCGTTCCCGGCCTGGCGGGACACCTCGCTGGCCAAACGCACCCAGGTGCTGTTCGCCTTCCGGGAGCTGCTCAACGAGCGCAAGGGTGAACTGGCCGAGATCATCACCAGCGAGCACGGCAAGGTCGTCTCCGACGCCCTCGGCGAGGTCAGCCGCGGCCAGGAAGTCGTCGAGTTCGCCTGCGGCATCCCCCACCTGCTCAAGGGCGGCTACACCGAGAACGCCTCGACCAACGTCGACGTGCACTCCATCCGCCAACCCCTGGGCCCGGTCGCGATCATCTCCCCGTTCAACTTCCCCGCCATGGTGCCGATGTGGTTCTTCCCGATCGCCATCGCCGCCGGCAACACCGTGGTCCTCAAACCCAGCGAGAAAGACCCCAGCGCCGCGCTGTGGCTGGCCGAGCTGTGGAAACAAGCCGGCCTGCCCGCCGGGGTGTTCAACGTCCTGCAAGGCGACAAGACCGCCGTCGACGAACTGCTCACCAACCCCAAAATCAAATCTGTGAGCTTTGTCGGGTCCACCCCGATCGCCCAGTACGTCTACGCCACCGGCACCGCCGCCGGCAAGCGCGTCCAGGCCCTGGGCGGAGCCAAAAACCACGCCGTGATCCTGCCCGACGCCGACCTGGATCTGGCCGCCGACGCGATGGTCAACGCCGGCTTCGGCTCCGCCGGCGAACGCTGCATGGCCATCTCCGCCTGCGTGGCCGTCGGCCCCATCGCCGACGACCTGGTCGCCAAGATCACCGAACGCACCACCGGGCTCAAGATCGGCGACGGCACCCGCAACACCGACATGGGTCCGCTGGTCACCAAGGCCCACCGCGACAAAGTCGCCTCCTACATCGACGCCGGCGAAGCCGCCGGCGCCAAAGTCGTCGTCGACGGCCGCACCGTCCAGGCCGACGGTGATCAGGACGGGTTCTGGCTGGGCCCCACCCTGCTCGACAACGTCACCCCCGACATGAGCGTCTACACCGACGAGATCTTCGGCCCCGTCCTGTCGGTCGTGCGGGTGGACACCTACGACCAGGCCCTGGACCTGATCAACACCAACCCCTACGGCAACGGCACCGCGATCTTCACCAACGACGGCGGCGCAGCCCGACGCTTCCAAAACGAGGTCGAAGTCGGCATGGTCGGCATCAACGTGCCCATCCCCGTTCCCATGGCCTACTACAGCTTCGGCGGCTGGAAAGCCTCCCTGTTCGGCGACAGCCACGCCCACGGCACCGACGGCATCCAATTCTTCACCCGCCAAAAAGCCATCACCACCCGCTGGCTCGACCCCAGCTCGCGCTCCGGGGGCAGCATTGACCTCGGCTTCCCCGAAAACAGCTAA
- a CDS encoding PucR family transcriptional regulator: MAVTVGEVVELPVVQRGSPEILSRCRWSEPVRWLHVGGVADLSSLLQGGELVLTTGAGLGRTPTRYLQGLADAGALGVVVELGARMPALPASLTALAGKLDLALVVLHRQIRFVDVTEVVHRRIVAEQYDEVAFDRRVHEVFTELSMKRASVAGIVDAAARILDLPVVLEDLAHQAIAVSASGAKTAALLDDWESRSRRSPTAGGGPEQWVLTAVGPRGEEWGRLIVPMTPADRARATMVLERASAALALNRMIERNNTGLRQQAQSGLIDDVLGGRVADEREAAARAHALGLRKAARYHPVVVRVERTGTSTDPLAAQRRNISLLDAVAHTVNVAGHTGVFAGRRDGEIAALLTVNTARGGPDKALAELGARLHKELRRVDGIARSVCAVGTPEVDVTDAIRGLAEAAHVAEVALAMRDSARPYFRASDVRLRGLMALLRDDPRVQRFAETELKPLLDRGAAADVEVLREYLGLAGNKAALAQRLHISRPALYKRLATIEQTLGVDLDDAESMTSLSVALMVLDARQRIEPASLNEVT; this comes from the coding sequence ATGGCCGTGACGGTGGGCGAAGTCGTCGAGCTGCCCGTGGTCCAGCGGGGATCTCCCGAGATCCTCAGCCGGTGCCGATGGTCCGAGCCGGTCCGTTGGCTGCACGTCGGCGGCGTGGCCGACCTGTCCTCGCTGCTGCAGGGCGGTGAGCTGGTGCTGACCACCGGGGCCGGTCTGGGCCGCACACCGACACGCTACCTTCAGGGATTGGCCGACGCCGGCGCGTTGGGAGTCGTCGTCGAACTCGGTGCCCGCATGCCGGCGCTTCCCGCATCCTTGACGGCACTGGCCGGGAAGCTCGACCTCGCATTGGTCGTACTGCACCGGCAGATCAGGTTCGTCGACGTGACCGAGGTCGTGCACCGGCGCATCGTCGCCGAACAGTACGACGAGGTCGCGTTCGACCGGCGAGTCCATGAAGTGTTCACCGAGCTGAGTATGAAGCGGGCCTCGGTGGCGGGCATCGTCGATGCGGCGGCCCGGATCCTCGACCTGCCGGTCGTCCTGGAGGATCTTGCCCACCAGGCCATCGCAGTGTCCGCCAGCGGCGCGAAAACCGCGGCCCTGCTTGATGACTGGGAGAGCCGGTCGCGCCGCAGCCCAACGGCCGGCGGAGGTCCCGAGCAGTGGGTGCTCACCGCGGTCGGACCGCGCGGCGAAGAGTGGGGTCGGCTGATCGTACCGATGACACCGGCCGACCGGGCCCGGGCGACGATGGTGCTCGAACGGGCCTCGGCGGCGCTGGCGCTCAACCGCATGATCGAGCGGAACAACACCGGTCTTCGCCAGCAGGCGCAGAGCGGACTGATCGACGACGTGCTGGGCGGCCGGGTGGCCGACGAGCGGGAGGCCGCGGCACGCGCGCACGCCCTCGGGCTGCGCAAGGCGGCGCGCTACCACCCGGTGGTCGTCCGTGTCGAGCGCACCGGGACGTCCACCGATCCGCTTGCTGCGCAACGACGCAACATCTCGCTGCTCGACGCCGTCGCCCACACCGTCAACGTCGCCGGCCACACCGGTGTCTTCGCCGGCCGCCGCGACGGGGAGATCGCGGCACTGCTCACCGTCAACACCGCGCGCGGCGGCCCGGACAAGGCGCTCGCCGAGCTCGGCGCGCGGCTGCACAAGGAGCTGCGCCGGGTCGACGGCATCGCTCGCTCGGTGTGCGCGGTGGGTACACCGGAAGTCGACGTCACCGACGCCATCCGCGGTCTGGCCGAGGCCGCCCACGTCGCTGAGGTCGCGCTGGCGATGCGAGACAGCGCGCGGCCGTACTTCCGCGCCTCCGACGTCCGGTTGCGCGGCCTGATGGCCTTGCTGCGCGACGATCCACGCGTGCAGCGGTTCGCCGAGACCGAACTCAAACCCCTGCTCGACCGCGGGGCGGCCGCGGACGTCGAGGTGCTCCGCGAATACCTCGGCCTCGCGGGCAACAAAGCAGCGCTGGCCCAGCGGCTGCACATCAGCAGACCGGCCCTCTACAAGCGGTTGGCGACCATCGAACAGACCCTGGGTGTCGACCTCGACGATGCCGAATCGATGACCTCGCTGTCGGTGGCGCTGATGGTGCTCGACGCGCGGCAACGCATCGAGCCCGCCAGCCTCAATGAGGTCACCTGA
- a CDS encoding APC family permease — MVVAAAAPLTVIGGNMPLAMGLGNGAGAPMGFVIAALVLLVFSVGFVTMTPYVPEAGAFFSYVTVGLGERMGKGIAVVALIAYTAIQIGIYGYIGWAINDTVIHYGGPVIPWPVYSFGVLAIVAVLGYRHIELSAKVLGVALALEIGIVVVLDAVMVANPGPAGVTLASFDPAVFTSGTIGIAILFALTGFIGFESTAVFRDEARDPERTIPRATYAAVILIGAFYAITVWAFVVAIGPDQVGAVAQRTLDGEGNMLLDTTGDMLGTVGRDIVNVLLLTSLFACVLSFHNVIARYQFVLAGKGLLPARLAKVHDNHESPSFSSVVQTVTATLIIAVLAILGIDPLVGVFGSMAGVATVGMVTLMLTTSIAVLVFFLRHRDRVSGRVWTTRIAPALAVAGLLASLWLVLSNFTLVTGGSATLSTVLAAVPFAGLIVGFLAWRPSRSLSPAE; from the coding sequence ATGGTCGTCGCGGCGGCCGCGCCGCTGACGGTGATCGGCGGCAACATGCCGTTGGCGATGGGACTCGGCAACGGCGCGGGCGCGCCGATGGGGTTCGTGATCGCCGCGTTGGTGCTGCTGGTGTTCAGCGTCGGGTTCGTGACGATGACGCCGTATGTGCCCGAGGCCGGTGCGTTCTTCTCCTACGTCACCGTGGGTCTGGGAGAACGGATGGGCAAGGGTATCGCGGTGGTGGCACTGATCGCCTACACCGCCATCCAGATCGGCATCTACGGCTACATCGGATGGGCGATCAACGACACGGTGATCCACTACGGCGGACCCGTGATCCCTTGGCCTGTCTACTCGTTCGGTGTGCTGGCGATCGTCGCCGTGCTGGGTTACCGGCACATCGAGCTCAGCGCCAAGGTGCTTGGGGTGGCGCTGGCCCTCGAGATCGGCATCGTCGTGGTGCTCGACGCCGTGATGGTCGCCAATCCCGGCCCGGCCGGCGTCACGCTGGCCTCCTTCGATCCCGCCGTGTTCACCAGCGGAACCATCGGCATCGCGATCCTGTTCGCCCTCACCGGGTTCATCGGCTTCGAGTCGACCGCGGTGTTCCGTGACGAGGCTCGCGACCCGGAGCGCACCATTCCCCGCGCCACCTATGCCGCGGTCATCCTGATCGGCGCGTTCTACGCGATCACGGTGTGGGCGTTCGTCGTTGCGATCGGCCCGGATCAGGTGGGCGCGGTCGCGCAGCGCACCCTCGACGGAGAAGGCAACATGCTGCTGGACACCACCGGAGACATGCTGGGCACCGTCGGCCGCGACATCGTCAACGTCCTGTTGCTGACCAGCCTGTTCGCGTGTGTGCTGTCGTTCCACAACGTGATCGCCCGCTACCAGTTCGTGCTGGCCGGCAAGGGCCTGCTGCCGGCCCGGCTGGCCAAGGTGCACGACAACCATGAGTCGCCGTCGTTCTCGTCGGTGGTGCAGACCGTCACCGCCACCCTCATCATCGCGGTGTTGGCGATCCTCGGAATCGACCCGCTGGTCGGGGTTTTCGGGTCGATGGCCGGTGTCGCGACGGTCGGGATGGTCACCCTGATGCTCACCACGTCGATCGCCGTGCTGGTCTTCTTCCTGCGCCACCGCGACCGGGTGTCGGGCCGGGTCTGGACCACGCGGATCGCTCCGGCACTGGCGGTGGCCGGTCTGCTGGCCAGCCTGTGGCTGGTGTTGTCGAACTTCACGCTGGTCACCGGCGGCAGTGCGACATTGAGCACCGTCCTGGCCGCGGTTCCGTTCGCAGGCCTGATCGTCGGCTTCCTGGCCTGGCGACCCTCACGCTCGTTGTCGCCGGCGGAATGA
- a CDS encoding P1 family peptidase produces the protein MRARDLGVVIGEHPTGPANAITDVAGVRVGHTTLDADGPPAVHTGVTVVVPHDDIWTEPVFAGSHRLNGSGELTGLEWIRESGELTSAIGLTNTHSVGVVRDELVAAQVRARGEGLYWSLPVVGETYDGLLNDINGFHVRPEHVRSALDAASSSAPAEGNVGGGTGMICHGFKGGIGTSSRVTDTAAGPYTVGVLVQANHGRRERLRINGVPVGELIGPSEVPLPDLPARYEPGSGSIIVIVATDAPLLPHQCTRLAQRAALAVSRLGGTGEQYSGDLMLAFSTGNRGIPPYAWHEDPAASRPEVTLRMVAPQLMTRLFDLTIEATEEAIVNAMVAATTMTGCHGFTAHALDHDLLRQAMRINTPQPQEIS, from the coding sequence GTGCGTGCCAGAGACCTCGGCGTCGTCATCGGGGAACATCCCACCGGCCCGGCCAACGCCATCACCGACGTCGCAGGCGTGCGGGTCGGACACACCACCCTTGATGCCGACGGGCCCCCGGCTGTGCACACCGGGGTGACTGTCGTGGTCCCCCACGACGACATCTGGACCGAACCGGTGTTCGCCGGCTCGCACCGGCTCAACGGCAGCGGCGAGCTGACCGGACTGGAATGGATCCGCGAATCCGGCGAGCTCACCTCCGCCATCGGGCTCACCAACACCCACAGTGTCGGCGTGGTCCGCGACGAACTGGTGGCCGCCCAGGTGCGCGCCCGCGGCGAGGGCCTCTACTGGTCACTGCCGGTGGTCGGCGAGACCTACGACGGTCTGCTCAACGACATCAACGGGTTTCACGTCCGGCCCGAGCACGTGCGCTCCGCCCTCGACGCCGCCTCCTCCTCCGCGCCTGCCGAGGGCAACGTCGGCGGCGGCACCGGGATGATCTGCCACGGGTTCAAGGGCGGCATCGGCACCTCGTCGCGCGTCACCGACACCGCCGCCGGCCCGTACACGGTGGGCGTGCTCGTGCAGGCCAATCACGGCCGCCGCGAACGACTCCGGATCAACGGCGTCCCCGTCGGCGAACTGATCGGCCCGTCCGAGGTCCCGCTGCCGGACCTGCCGGCCCGGTACGAGCCCGGATCAGGCTCCATCATCGTCATCGTCGCCACCGACGCACCCCTGCTCCCCCACCAGTGCACCCGGCTGGCCCAGCGCGCGGCGCTGGCGGTGAGCCGTCTCGGCGGCACCGGGGAGCAGTACAGCGGCGATCTCATGCTGGCGTTCTCCACCGGCAACCGCGGTATCCCGCCCTATGCGTGGCACGAGGATCCGGCCGCCTCCCGGCCCGAGGTCACACTGCGAATGGTCGCTCCCCAGTTGATGACCCGGCTGTTTGATCTCACGATCGAAGCCACCGAGGAAGCCATCGTCAACGCGATGGTCGCCGCCACCACGATGACCGGCTGTCACGGCTTCACCGCCCACGCACTGGACCACGACCTGCTGCGGCAGGCGATGCGTATCAACACCCCTCAACCCCAGGAGATTTCGTGA
- a CDS encoding TetR/AcrR family transcriptional regulator has translation MARPNRQVERRGDIMDAAIALIERHDLATLKLADVAAELGLTTNAVRYYFKDMPALLAELALRSDVRFYDERLRLAAEAGDPPAQLAVTIAGGLPTGPEDAEWRAIWRAVLAAGFELDRRADVQGIYHRQVGLYRDLLNAGAEAGAFTLTGGAVDIAMSLMAMEDYFGYRIVARDPQFDRATALRLMRQFAEMATGARLPETV, from the coding sequence ATGGCGCGGCCGAATCGGCAGGTGGAACGGCGGGGCGACATCATGGATGCGGCGATCGCGCTCATCGAACGCCACGATCTGGCCACCCTCAAGCTCGCCGACGTGGCGGCCGAACTGGGGCTGACCACCAACGCGGTGCGGTACTACTTCAAGGACATGCCGGCGCTGCTGGCGGAGTTGGCGCTGCGCTCGGATGTCCGCTTCTACGATGAACGGCTGCGACTGGCCGCCGAGGCCGGAGATCCTCCCGCGCAGCTGGCGGTGACCATCGCGGGGGGTCTGCCCACCGGACCCGAGGACGCCGAGTGGCGGGCTATCTGGCGCGCCGTGCTGGCGGCGGGCTTCGAGCTCGACCGGCGGGCCGACGTGCAGGGCATCTACCACCGTCAGGTCGGCCTCTACCGGGACCTGTTGAACGCCGGTGCCGAGGCCGGGGCGTTCACGTTGACCGGTGGGGCCGTGGACATCGCGATGTCGTTGATGGCGATGGAGGACTATTTCGGGTACCGCATCGTCGCGCGCGATCCCCAGTTCGACCGGGCGACCGCGCTGCGGCTCATGCGCCAGTTCGCCGAAATGGCCACCGGAGCAAGGCTTCCCGAGACGGTGTGA
- a CDS encoding TIGR03619 family F420-dependent LLM class oxidoreductase produces the protein MLIGLSTPVVVQTPAAASPWERAADIEDVARIAETADRLGFDYLTCSEHVAVPVDDAAVRGAVYWDPLATFGFLAARTTRIRLATSVLVLGYHHPLEIAKRYGTLDRVSDGRLVLGVGVGSLRAEFDMLGATWGDRGARADDAIRALRSSLSVREPSYRGEFYRYEAIVVEPSAVQPRVPIWVGGRSRRSLRRAVTLADGWMPFGLRSVEIAEMLAAQDIPDRFDVILPVGPLDPGARAACLKRLRTLRGVGATGVTCTVAASSVDHYCEQLASLRELVEEL, from the coding sequence GTGCTCATCGGACTCTCGACGCCTGTTGTGGTGCAGACACCCGCGGCGGCCAGTCCCTGGGAACGGGCCGCCGACATCGAGGACGTCGCCCGCATCGCCGAAACCGCCGACCGCCTGGGGTTCGACTACCTGACCTGTTCGGAGCACGTCGCCGTTCCTGTCGACGACGCCGCGGTCCGCGGCGCGGTGTACTGGGACCCGTTGGCCACCTTCGGCTTTCTGGCGGCCCGGACCACTCGCATCCGGCTGGCCACCTCGGTCCTCGTCCTCGGCTATCACCACCCGCTGGAGATCGCGAAACGCTATGGCACCCTTGATCGGGTCAGCGACGGACGGCTTGTCCTCGGCGTCGGCGTCGGATCGCTGCGTGCGGAATTCGACATGCTCGGCGCGACATGGGGGGACCGCGGCGCCAGGGCCGACGACGCCATCCGCGCACTGCGCTCGTCACTGTCGGTGCGCGAACCCTCCTATCGCGGCGAGTTCTACCGCTACGAGGCAATAGTCGTCGAGCCGAGCGCCGTGCAACCCCGGGTGCCTATCTGGGTGGGCGGCCGCAGCCGGCGTTCGCTGCGTCGCGCGGTGACACTCGCCGACGGGTGGATGCCCTTCGGGCTGAGATCAGTCGAGATTGCCGAAATGCTCGCTGCGCAAGATATTCCGGACAGGTTCGACGTGATCCTGCCTGTCGGTCCGCTCGATCCGGGGGCACGCGCCGCATGCCTGAAGCGGCTCAGAACCCTGCGCGGCGTCGGCGCCACGGGCGTGACGTGCACGGTGGCCGCATCCTCGGTCGATCACTACTGTGAGCAGCTGGCATCGTTACGCGAGCTCGTCGAAGAACTCTGA